GTGTTGAATTCCTTGGCGACGCCGCCTGCGGCCTCGATTTCCTTGGCGACCAGTGCGCCCAGGTCGCGCAGGTGCACGTGGCCCGGCACGAACTGCGTGAACGAGTTCACTACCGCGATGATCGGCTTGCCGAAGTCGCCGTCCTTCATGCCGGTGGCGCGCCACAAGGCGCGGGCGCCGGCCATGTTGCGGCCGTGGGTCGAGGTGCGGGAGCGGTAGTGCGGCATGGTTTGTCTCTGGCTGTAGCTGTTAGCGTAGGCGGCAAAACGTTAAATAATACGCTGGTTCGGGCCGCGCCCGCCCGCTGGCCGCCCCCGGGCCGCGGCCGCGGCCATCAGGCGGACGCCATGCCGCGGGCCGCAAAGGCGCTGGGCGGCTCGCCCACGGCCTTGCGGAACATGGCCGCGAAGGCGCTGGGGCTTTCGTAGCCCAGGTCCAGCGCCACCTCCAGCACGCGCTCGCCGCGCGCCAGCCGCTCCATCGCCGCCAGGAGCCGCGCCTGCTGGCGCCAGCGGCCGAAAGTCATGCCCGTATGCCGCAGGAACAGGCGGTGCACGGTCTTCGGGTCCACCCCCAGCGCGCGCGCCCAATCGGCCGCGCCGTCCTGGCGTTCCGGGTGGCGCACGATGGCCCGGCAGATGCGCGCCAGGCGGGGCTCGGCGGGCTGCGGCAGATGCAGCGGCAGCACCGGCTCCTGGCGCAATTCATCCAGCAACAGCATCATCAGCCGGCCGTCGCGCGTGTCGGGCGCCCAGTCCAGCGGCACCTCGGCGGCCGCGACCATCAGCTCCCGCAACAGGGGGGAAATCGACAACACACAGCAGCTGGACGGCAAGTGCGCGGCCGCGCCGGGCTCGACGAACACGGTGCGCATGCGCGGCTCGCCGCTCATGCGCAAGCCGTGCGATACCCAGGCCGGCACCCAGACGCCGCGCGTGGGCGGCACCACCCAGATCCCGGCGTCGGTATCCACCACCATCACGCCGGAGATCGCATAGAGCAATTGAGCGCGGCGGTGGCGGTGCCGGCGGACGCGATGGCCGTCTTCGTAATCCACTGCCAGCCCGGCCACCGGACGCCGCGAGGACTCATAGGGAAACAGGTCCAGCTCTGCGGGCTTGTAGGGCTTGCGGGCAGCAGGCTTGTCCATTTTGCGATGATTGCGATTCAAGTGGCGTGGAATGGTCTGCGCCAGTGTACCCACGTCCTCGGATTCATCCACGCAACGCCAGCAGCGACTCCTGCAGATGCCGCAACCCCCGGCTGAGCGGTTTGTCCCGCCGCAGCACGATGGCCAGGCTGCGCGACAGGCGCGGCGCCAGCGAGCGCACCTCCAGCGCCTGGCGCCGGCCCGCGCCCGACACCGCCAGCCTGGGCAGGATCGCGCAGCCCAGGCCGGCGGCGACGATCTCCTTCATGGCTTCGGTGCTGCCCAGCTCCATCACGGGCTTGGCGGCCAGCCCGGCGTCCTCGAACCAGTCGTCCACCAGGCGGCGGGTGCGCGCGCCCGGTTCGAACAGCACCAGCGGCAGCTGCGCCAGCGCCTGCGGCGTAGCGGCCGCAGGAATGGCGGCAGCATCGCCGGCGGGAAAGATCGCCACGAACTCGTCATCCAGCACCGGCGTGACCTGGAACATGCGTCCCGGCGCGGGCAAGGTGACCAGGCCGATATCGAGCGTGTTGTTCTCCAGCCCGCGCAGCATGTCCGCCGTATTGCCGGTGCTGGCCACGATGTCCAATGCCGGAAAGCGCCGCCGCAGATCCGCCAGGATAGGCGGCAGCAGATAGGTGCAGGCGGTAGCGCCCGTGCCCAGCCGGACCCGGCCGGACACCTGCGACGCATGCGCGGTCATGGCAAGTTCGGCCTGCGCCAGCGCCGCGTCGATGACGCGCACGTGCGACAGCAGCTCCAGCCCTGCCGCTGTCGGCCCGGCGCGGCGGCCGATGCGTTCCACCAGCTTCATGCCGAAGCGCCGCTCCAACTGGCGGATTTGCAGGCTGACGGCGGGCTGCGTCACGCCGCCCCGCTCCGCGGCGGCGGAAAAACTGCCCAGTTCGATCACCTGCGCAAAGGTGCGCAGGTGATCCAGGTTGAGACCGCGCATCGCTCAATCCAAAGTTTTACTTATGCAAATCATAATGGACCAAAGCTTTATTAATAAATAAGCTTGCGCGACACTGGCGGCTTCTATTTTTCTTTCCTGCTCACGGCCCGCCCATGTCGTCCCCCGCTCCCACCGTCCTCATCCGCGACAGCGCGGAAGCCGACCTTCCCGCCATCAAGACCATCTACGCCCACCACGTGCTGCACGGCACGGCCTCGTTCGAGCTGGAGCCGCCGTCCATCCAGGAAATGCGCCAGCGCCGCGGCGCCGTACTGGAAAAGGAAATGCCCTATCTGGTGGCCGAGATCAACGGCGAGGTCGTGGGTTATGCCTACGTCACGCCTTACCGCCCGCGCCCGGCCTACCGCCACACGGTCGAAGATTCGGTGTACGTGAAGGCGGGCCGCTCCGGACTGGGCATCGGCGGCAAGTTGCTGGCCGCGCTGATCGAACGCTGCACCGCCGCCGGCTGGCGCCAGATGCTGGCCGTGGTGGGCGACAGCCGCAACGCCGCGTCGCTGGCGCTGCACGCCAGCCAGGGCTTCCATCCCGCCGGCACCCTGCGTTCGGTGGGGCATAAGCACGGCGAATGGCGCGACACGGTGCTGATGCAGCGCGCGCTGGGCGAAGGCGACAACACGCCGCCGCAACGGCCGTGATTGCGCCGCGCGCCATCGTCTGCCTGGGGCTGACGCAACTGGTCGGCTGGGGCGTGACGTACTACCTGATCGGCGCCCTGGGACCGGCCATGGCCGCCGACCTGGGCTGGAACGCCGCCACCGTCTACGGCGGCTTTTCGGCGGCCATCGTGGTGATGGCCCTGGTGTCGCCGCTGGCCGGCATGGCCGTGGACCGCTGGGGCGGACATCGCGTCATGCCGCTGGGCGCGGTACTGGGCGCGCTGGGCTGCGCGGGCCTGTCGATCGCGCACGCCATCCCTTGGTACTTCCTGTCCTGGGCCGTGCTGGGCGTCGGCATGCGGCTGAGCCTGTACGACGCGGCTT
The sequence above is drawn from the Achromobacter xylosoxidans genome and encodes:
- a CDS encoding AraC family transcriptional regulator yields the protein MDKPAARKPYKPAELDLFPYESSRRPVAGLAVDYEDGHRVRRHRHRRAQLLYAISGVMVVDTDAGIWVVPPTRGVWVPAWVSHGLRMSGEPRMRTVFVEPGAAAHLPSSCCVLSISPLLRELMVAAAEVPLDWAPDTRDGRLMMLLLDELRQEPVLPLHLPQPAEPRLARICRAIVRHPERQDGAADWARALGVDPKTVHRLFLRHTGMTFGRWRQQARLLAAMERLARGERVLEVALDLGYESPSAFAAMFRKAVGEPPSAFAARGMASA
- a CDS encoding LysR family transcriptional regulator, whose amino-acid sequence is MRGLNLDHLRTFAQVIELGSFSAAAERGGVTQPAVSLQIRQLERRFGMKLVERIGRRAGPTAAGLELLSHVRVIDAALAQAELAMTAHASQVSGRVRLGTGATACTYLLPPILADLRRRFPALDIVASTGNTADMLRGLENNTLDIGLVTLPAPGRMFQVTPVLDDEFVAIFPAGDAAAIPAAATPQALAQLPLVLFEPGARTRRLVDDWFEDAGLAAKPVMELGSTEAMKEIVAAGLGCAILPRLAVSGAGRRQALEVRSLAPRLSRSLAIVLRRDKPLSRGLRHLQESLLALRG
- a CDS encoding GNAT family N-acetyltransferase, which translates into the protein MSSPAPTVLIRDSAEADLPAIKTIYAHHVLHGTASFELEPPSIQEMRQRRGAVLEKEMPYLVAEINGEVVGYAYVTPYRPRPAYRHTVEDSVYVKAGRSGLGIGGKLLAALIERCTAAGWRQMLAVVGDSRNAASLALHASQGFHPAGTLRSVGHKHGEWRDTVLMQRALGEGDNTPPQRP